One genomic region from Chthonomonas calidirosea T49 encodes:
- a CDS encoding DUF1800 domain-containing protein produces MGTDVQRDHRALKLSRREWFTRCLQAGGAASGALLLGAGCHFPTPTSLGIVAPSPQWLPPPRAARLSTDVWRVLNRAAFGPTPGLVAAVADIGIAHWLEDQLADAMPEDPYLTWHVSGLDTLQTEQDDPNELFAEPNEQLVIETGKAALLRAIYSRHQLREVMADFWANHFNIYALKLDGRALIPTDTERVIRRHVFGRFEEMLQASARSPAMLTYLDNRDNKKGIPNENYARELMELHTVGVHSGYTQYDIMQVARCFTGWSVGSGFREAQFVFRPQWHDEGAKQVPFLHLSLPPNGGQRDGEKVLSALAHHPATAHFLAAKLCRHFLGSEPPALVERAARAYLKSDTSIRALLRPILLDGLTNADLCQPVLKRPLDLVVSALRCFAAETDAGDGLQTHLANMGQPLYQWPMPDGFPEKTSAWASALLPRWQFAFALATQGIPRTRIDLEAPLKARKGGEAQMVDVYVEAVFGRPAEAQELARVRGLLHGHFRRARSAGVPDEVCKAELVALMLAAPEFQWKG; encoded by the coding sequence ATGGGAACGGATGTACAGAGGGATCACCGCGCTTTGAAGCTTTCGCGGCGAGAGTGGTTTACGCGCTGTTTGCAAGCAGGAGGGGCTGCGTCTGGGGCGTTGCTGTTGGGAGCCGGCTGCCACTTTCCAACGCCTACATCGCTTGGCATCGTTGCACCTTCACCCCAATGGTTGCCGCCTCCCCGCGCCGCCCGGCTTTCCACCGACGTTTGGCGGGTGCTGAATCGCGCTGCCTTCGGCCCCACACCAGGGCTGGTTGCTGCCGTCGCCGACATCGGCATCGCCCATTGGCTCGAGGATCAGTTGGCCGATGCGATGCCCGAAGACCCCTATCTCACCTGGCATGTAAGCGGCTTAGATACCCTTCAAACCGAGCAGGATGATCCCAATGAGCTGTTCGCAGAGCCAAACGAGCAACTGGTGATCGAGACGGGAAAGGCCGCTCTGTTGCGAGCCATCTACAGCCGTCATCAGTTGAGAGAGGTAATGGCCGATTTTTGGGCGAACCATTTCAATATCTACGCATTGAAACTCGACGGGAGGGCCCTTATTCCTACCGACACCGAGCGCGTGATTCGACGGCATGTCTTTGGTCGTTTTGAGGAGATGTTGCAAGCCTCTGCGCGTAGCCCCGCCATGCTGACCTACTTGGATAACCGGGACAATAAAAAGGGCATCCCCAATGAGAACTATGCAAGAGAGCTGATGGAGCTTCATACGGTGGGGGTGCACAGTGGCTATACCCAATACGACATCATGCAGGTTGCGCGCTGTTTTACAGGGTGGAGCGTTGGCAGTGGGTTTCGAGAGGCGCAGTTCGTTTTTAGACCCCAGTGGCACGATGAGGGCGCCAAGCAGGTACCTTTTCTACATCTCTCGCTCCCCCCTAATGGCGGACAACGCGATGGTGAGAAGGTGCTCAGCGCGCTTGCGCACCATCCTGCCACCGCACACTTCCTTGCCGCCAAACTGTGCCGGCATTTTCTCGGCAGTGAGCCCCCAGCTCTGGTAGAACGAGCAGCCAGGGCCTATCTAAAAAGCGATACCTCCATCCGCGCTTTGTTGCGTCCCATTTTGCTAGATGGGCTGACAAATGCCGATCTGTGTCAGCCGGTTTTGAAGCGTCCTCTCGATCTGGTGGTCTCGGCTCTGCGATGTTTCGCTGCGGAGACCGATGCAGGAGACGGTTTACAAACCCATCTAGCGAATATGGGACAACCTCTTTACCAATGGCCAATGCCCGACGGTTTCCCAGAGAAGACATCGGCTTGGGCGAGTGCCTTGTTGCCGAGGTGGCAGTTCGCTTTTGCCCTGGCCACACAGGGTATCCCGCGCACTCGAATCGATCTAGAGGCGCCATTGAAAGCGCGAAAGGGTGGAGAGGCGCAGATGGTGGATGTCTATGTGGAGGCCGTTTTTGGGCGTCCGGCAGAGGCTCAAGAGCTTGCCAGGGTACGCGGACTACTGCATGGTCATTTCCGGCGCGCCCGATCAGCTGGTGTCCCAGACGAGGTATGTAAGGCGGAGCTTGTGGCGTTGATGCTCGCCGCACCGGAGTTTCAGTGGAAAGGATAG
- a CDS encoding pilus assembly protein yields MNRRSFRNGLAVLAFTSLALLGFAAPNARALQGQPPAAPTGQQQRPNRRQNGFLQFLNSLNLTASQKQQIQDIMKKQREQMRQLRQDTSLTPQQRRQKFMQIRKNTDAAIRKVLNADQQKKFDEWLKQQEQNWRNRQRNRNRGQQNPNPSGGNNNN; encoded by the coding sequence ATGAACCGTAGATCGTTTCGCAATGGGCTAGCGGTCCTTGCCTTTACCTCACTGGCGCTGTTGGGCTTTGCCGCACCGAATGCGCGTGCGCTTCAAGGTCAGCCGCCCGCTGCACCCACTGGTCAACAACAGCGCCCAAATCGCCGTCAGAACGGGTTTCTGCAGTTCCTCAACAGCCTCAATCTCACCGCCAGCCAGAAACAGCAGATCCAGGATATCATGAAAAAGCAGCGCGAACAGATGCGCCAGCTTCGCCAAGACACCTCTTTAACTCCCCAACAGCGTCGCCAAAAGTTTATGCAGATTCGTAAGAACACCGACGCGGCTATTCGTAAAGTGCTGAACGCCGACCAACAGAAAAAGTTCGACGAATGGCTCAAGCAACAGGAGCAGAATTGGCGTAACCGTCAGCGTAATCGGAACAGGGGACAGCAGAACCCAAATCCCAGCGGCGGCAATAACAACAACTAA
- the purL gene encoding phosphoribosylformylglycinamidine synthase subunit PurL — protein MIEPQVVREMGLNDAEYARICQLLGRTPTLTELGMFSVMWSEHCGYKYSRPILTLFKNYREAQERGALENAGVVPLDEQLGIVFKVESHNHPSAVEPFQGAATGVGGILRDIFTMGARPVAILNSLRFGPLDEPRNRYLFEHVVAGISHYGNCVGVPTVAGEVYFHPCYSGNPLVNAMAVGVVERRKIARAVAEGVGNPVIYVGSSTGKDGIHGATFASVELGPDSESKRPNVQMGDPFMEKLLIEATLEALASGCIVGIQDMGAAGLTCSTCETASKAGTGIEIDVRKVPLREPNMTPYEIMLSESQERMLCIARKGTEENVLAIFRKWGLHAVVIGHVTNDGLVRVRDGETVVAEVPAKALTDACPTYYLETEEPDMVRALQQFDPLSLPDLRAEEEGGDGPSCSECLLRLLDSPSLANKEWVTQQYDSMVQTQTVYAPGADAAVLRIRGSKKGIALTIDGNGRYCYLDPFIGAQIAVAEAARNVVCVGARPAGITDNLNFANPEKPDRFWQFRRAVEGIAAAAEAFQIPVVSGNVSFYNETPDGPIYPTPTIGMLGILDDLSRRCQPAFRREGDILLLLEAYQDPSGGLGGSEYLSLIHGKEAGRPPHIDLSGEERLHALLLHLIGERLIASCHDISEGGLAVCLAECAILGNLGARVLLAPAEFTLPRAAVLFGEAQGRVVISVKDDKALKRVEHLAVEFDVRPRWIGTVGGDRLYIAHGTTDLIDLPIAQLAQAWHQAIPRRMQSAHSVA, from the coding sequence GTGATAGAGCCGCAAGTTGTGCGGGAGATGGGCCTAAACGACGCCGAATATGCCCGCATTTGCCAACTGTTAGGCAGAACCCCAACCCTTACGGAATTGGGTATGTTTTCCGTGATGTGGTCGGAACATTGCGGTTACAAATACTCCCGCCCAATTTTAACCCTCTTTAAGAACTACCGTGAGGCACAAGAGCGCGGCGCTTTGGAAAACGCTGGTGTGGTGCCCTTAGATGAACAGCTCGGCATTGTGTTTAAAGTTGAATCGCACAACCATCCCTCGGCAGTGGAACCCTTTCAAGGCGCGGCGACCGGAGTAGGCGGCATTCTGCGCGACATCTTTACGATGGGTGCTCGCCCTGTTGCTATTCTCAATTCGCTGCGATTCGGCCCGCTCGACGAGCCGCGTAACCGCTATCTTTTTGAGCACGTGGTGGCGGGGATCAGCCACTACGGTAACTGCGTTGGCGTTCCCACGGTAGCCGGTGAGGTCTACTTCCATCCCTGCTACAGCGGTAATCCGCTCGTTAACGCCATGGCTGTGGGCGTGGTGGAGCGCAGAAAGATCGCCCGGGCTGTCGCTGAAGGCGTGGGTAATCCCGTGATCTATGTTGGTAGCAGTACAGGGAAGGACGGTATTCATGGTGCCACCTTCGCAAGCGTGGAGCTGGGGCCGGATAGCGAAAGCAAACGCCCTAATGTGCAAATGGGCGACCCCTTTATGGAAAAACTGCTGATAGAGGCCACGCTTGAAGCGCTTGCCTCTGGTTGCATTGTGGGAATTCAGGATATGGGGGCGGCAGGCCTCACCTGCTCCACATGCGAAACGGCTTCGAAAGCAGGCACAGGGATAGAGATTGATGTTCGGAAAGTGCCCCTTCGCGAACCCAACATGACCCCTTATGAGATTATGCTCTCCGAATCGCAGGAACGGATGCTCTGCATAGCTCGTAAAGGAACGGAGGAGAACGTCCTTGCTATTTTTCGAAAATGGGGGCTTCACGCTGTTGTTATTGGCCACGTTACAAACGATGGCCTGGTACGGGTGCGCGATGGGGAGACCGTAGTGGCTGAAGTGCCCGCTAAAGCGCTTACCGATGCTTGTCCTACTTACTACTTGGAGACCGAAGAGCCTGATATGGTGCGCGCTCTCCAGCAGTTTGACCCCCTCTCCTTGCCAGACCTGCGTGCTGAAGAGGAGGGAGGTGATGGCCCTTCCTGCTCGGAGTGCCTGCTGCGCCTCTTGGATAGCCCCTCCCTTGCCAACAAAGAGTGGGTTACCCAGCAGTATGATAGCATGGTTCAAACCCAAACGGTCTATGCTCCTGGGGCCGATGCGGCCGTGTTGCGTATTCGTGGGAGCAAAAAGGGAATCGCGCTCACAATAGATGGCAACGGCCGCTACTGTTATCTTGATCCCTTTATCGGGGCGCAAATCGCCGTGGCGGAGGCGGCAAGAAATGTCGTTTGTGTCGGTGCGCGCCCCGCTGGCATTACCGATAACCTGAACTTCGCCAATCCGGAAAAGCCAGACCGGTTCTGGCAATTTCGACGCGCGGTGGAGGGCATTGCTGCGGCCGCCGAGGCCTTCCAAATACCCGTGGTCTCCGGAAATGTCTCTTTCTATAACGAAACACCCGACGGCCCCATCTATCCCACACCGACCATTGGGATGCTGGGCATCCTCGACGATCTCAGTCGTCGTTGCCAGCCCGCGTTTCGACGCGAAGGGGATATCCTCCTGCTTCTAGAGGCCTACCAAGACCCCTCCGGCGGTCTCGGAGGCAGCGAATACCTAAGCCTGATTCATGGAAAAGAGGCAGGCCGCCCACCGCACATAGATCTGTCGGGCGAAGAGCGGTTGCATGCCCTTCTGCTTCACCTCATCGGCGAGCGCCTGATCGCCTCTTGCCACGACATTTCCGAAGGAGGACTGGCCGTCTGCCTGGCCGAGTGTGCCATTTTAGGAAACTTGGGCGCCCGTGTGCTGCTTGCACCCGCTGAATTTACCCTGCCACGCGCTGCCGTTCTTTTTGGGGAGGCCCAAGGACGCGTGGTGATCTCGGTAAAGGACGATAAAGCGCTTAAACGGGTTGAGCATCTCGCCGTTGAGTTCGACGTACGTCCCCGCTGGATTGGAACGGTCGGCGGCGATCGTCTTTACATCGCGCATGGAACCACCGATCTGATTGACCTGCCTATCGCGCAGTTAGCGCAAGCATGGCATCAAGCCATTCCCCGACGAATGCAAAGCGCCCATTCTGTGGCTTGA
- the purF gene encoding amidophosphoribosyltransferase codes for MDNFLKNERCPDSDSPKEECGIFGIYAPGEEVSRIAFFGLFALQHRGQESAGIAVSDGHSIRLHKEMGLVTQVFNEESIRALKGISAIGHTRYSTTGSSVLCNAQPLVGFSSCGPIAVAHNGNLINTSELRNELEAQGCIFETTNDSEVIAQLLARAYRGNIETAMRDVMERIKGAYSLVVLTPDKLLGVRDPCGIRPLCLGRLGNGHYVIASESCALTTVGANYLREVEPGEIISIGKNGLQEIQAIPMHRRATCLLEFIYFARPDSMLYNRTLHTVRRRMGQELAREHPCPGAHVVIPIPDTGTPAALGYAEVSRIPYGEGVIKSRYIQRTFIQPSQRMRDMGARMKYTPLKETLAGRKVVMVDDTIVRGTTTDKLVRMLFEAGAAEVHVRITAPPVKYPCFYGIDMADQDELVAARHSVEEIRQLIGATSLGYLSLQGVLRAIDMGRDNFCRACFDGKYPVPIPQRVKLTKMMLEEPTKRLAHVGTGSEESLLAPSDSEE; via the coding sequence ATGGATAACTTTTTGAAAAATGAAAGGTGCCCCGACTCCGATAGCCCTAAAGAGGAGTGCGGGATCTTTGGCATCTATGCCCCCGGTGAAGAGGTTTCCCGCATCGCCTTTTTCGGCCTGTTTGCACTTCAACACCGAGGTCAAGAGAGCGCTGGCATCGCCGTCTCTGATGGCCACAGCATTCGCCTTCATAAAGAGATGGGGCTTGTGACGCAGGTCTTTAATGAAGAGAGCATCCGCGCTCTTAAAGGCATCAGCGCGATCGGCCATACACGCTACTCCACCACCGGGTCGAGCGTCCTGTGTAACGCTCAGCCGCTTGTTGGTTTCTCAAGCTGCGGCCCCATCGCCGTCGCCCATAATGGCAATCTCATTAACACCTCTGAACTTCGTAACGAACTCGAAGCACAGGGGTGCATCTTTGAGACCACAAATGATAGTGAAGTCATCGCACAGCTGCTTGCCCGGGCCTATCGTGGCAACATCGAGACCGCCATGCGCGACGTTATGGAGCGCATTAAAGGCGCCTACTCGCTCGTTGTGCTGACCCCAGATAAACTGCTTGGTGTGCGCGACCCTTGCGGCATCCGGCCTCTCTGCCTAGGCCGACTCGGCAATGGGCACTACGTCATCGCTTCAGAAAGCTGCGCCCTTACCACCGTAGGTGCCAACTATCTTCGCGAAGTGGAACCCGGCGAGATCATCTCTATCGGCAAAAATGGGCTGCAAGAGATTCAGGCCATTCCCATGCACCGACGTGCTACCTGTCTTCTCGAATTCATCTACTTCGCCCGGCCCGATAGCATGCTCTACAACCGAACCCTGCACACCGTGCGCAGAAGAATGGGGCAAGAGCTAGCTCGCGAACATCCCTGCCCCGGCGCCCATGTCGTGATCCCAATCCCTGATACCGGCACCCCGGCAGCGCTCGGCTACGCCGAGGTGTCGCGCATCCCCTACGGCGAAGGTGTTATTAAGAGCCGCTACATTCAGCGGACCTTTATTCAGCCAAGTCAGCGCATGCGGGATATGGGTGCTCGAATGAAATATACGCCTCTTAAGGAGACGTTGGCAGGCCGTAAGGTCGTTATGGTGGACGATACCATTGTGCGCGGTACCACCACCGATAAGCTCGTGCGAATGCTCTTCGAGGCCGGAGCCGCCGAGGTCCATGTTCGTATCACGGCCCCACCGGTAAAATATCCCTGCTTTTATGGCATTGATATGGCGGATCAAGACGAACTCGTGGCAGCCCGTCATTCCGTGGAAGAGATACGCCAGCTTATCGGAGCAACCTCTTTGGGCTACCTTTCTCTCCAAGGTGTTTTACGCGCCATTGATATGGGACGTGACAACTTCTGTCGTGCCTGCTTCGATGGCAAATACCCTGTGCCAATTCCACAACGGGTAAAGCTGACGAAGATGATGCTCGAAGAGCCTACCAAACGCCTCGCTCATGTGGGCACCGGCTCCGAAGAGAGCCTGTTAGCCCCAAGCGATAGCGAAGAGTAA
- the purM gene encoding phosphoribosylformylglycinamidine cyclo-ligase, which translates to MSDLRLTYRDAGVDIDAANEAVHRMREHVRSTFTPQVLTDIGSFGGMFALNGLDGYSDPVLVSSIDGVGTKVKIAAQLGAHSSIGQDLVNHCVNDILVQGARALFFLDYFGTGRLVPSVAEEIIRGLSEACKNVGCALIGGETAEMPGLYPEGEYDLVGCIVGIVDRHRIIDGTKVAPGDTVIGLASNGLHTNGFSLVRKALLEGPEPFSLYEYIPCLGRTLGEELLAVHRCYAPTILPLLTTFDIHAMAHITGGGFYENIPRVVPPDCSIIIDRRSWKVPPIFTLIQEKGGVPEPEMYRTFNMGIGMVLIAPPEQAPLIVNHLNEAGEVASIIGDIRQGVHEVVII; encoded by the coding sequence ATGAGCGACCTGCGCCTCACCTACCGTGATGCGGGAGTGGATATAGATGCGGCCAATGAAGCCGTTCATCGAATGCGTGAACATGTGCGCAGCACCTTCACACCGCAGGTGTTAACCGACATTGGCAGCTTTGGCGGCATGTTCGCTCTAAACGGCCTTGATGGATATTCAGACCCCGTTCTGGTCTCCAGTATTGACGGAGTCGGCACAAAAGTGAAAATAGCCGCTCAGCTAGGCGCGCATAGCAGCATAGGTCAAGACCTTGTCAATCACTGCGTCAACGACATCTTAGTGCAAGGCGCGCGGGCCCTTTTCTTCCTTGACTACTTTGGAACAGGTCGCCTTGTTCCCAGCGTCGCAGAGGAGATCATTCGCGGGCTATCGGAGGCCTGCAAGAACGTGGGTTGCGCTTTGATCGGAGGAGAGACGGCAGAGATGCCAGGCCTCTATCCGGAAGGAGAGTACGACTTAGTGGGTTGCATCGTCGGCATTGTCGATCGGCATCGTATCATTGATGGCACAAAGGTAGCCCCCGGAGACACCGTGATTGGGCTGGCTTCTAATGGATTGCATACCAACGGCTTTTCTTTGGTACGCAAAGCCCTGCTAGAGGGGCCTGAGCCTTTCTCTCTCTACGAATATATTCCGTGCTTGGGACGCACGCTCGGTGAGGAGTTGCTAGCCGTCCATCGCTGCTACGCGCCCACTATTCTGCCTCTGCTCACCACCTTCGATATCCACGCTATGGCTCATATTACCGGCGGCGGTTTTTATGAAAACATCCCACGTGTCGTTCCACCTGACTGCTCCATCATCATTGATCGGCGTAGCTGGAAAGTGCCTCCCATTTTCACGCTTATCCAAGAAAAAGGAGGCGTTCCTGAACCCGAAATGTACCGTACGTTTAACATGGGTATCGGGATGGTGCTCATCGCACCCCCAGAGCAAGCTCCTCTTATCGTAAACCACCTTAATGAGGCTGGCGAAGTGGCCTCTATCATTGGCGATATCCGCCAAGGCGTTCATGAGGTCGTCATTATCTGA
- a CDS encoding HAD family hydrolase, which translates to MLEPKPSCLLWDIDGTLIDTTKLIAAALDHIYRRFYHQTLSESELRALIGTPLKHQIRVFGEPEAFGTDENTVIQAFIEYYEAHRDQERILLPVISVLKEGKRRGFPTGLVTSKNRAEIANTLPRLHIADDVDVVITADDTPNPKPAPDGLLAALDCLRIPPSQRPLAVYIGDTVHDVQAARAAGIRSIAVTWGAAPRSLLETQKPTALCDTPDALAHLLFGTSSPKT; encoded by the coding sequence ATGCTGGAACCTAAACCTTCCTGTCTGCTATGGGACATTGACGGCACACTGATTGATACCACTAAACTGATCGCGGCCGCGCTCGATCATATCTACCGTCGTTTCTACCACCAAACCCTCTCAGAAAGCGAGCTTCGTGCCCTCATCGGCACACCACTGAAACACCAGATAAGAGTTTTCGGCGAGCCGGAAGCTTTTGGCACGGACGAGAACACCGTTATCCAGGCCTTCATTGAGTACTATGAGGCTCACCGTGATCAGGAGCGCATTCTATTGCCTGTGATCTCCGTCCTCAAAGAGGGCAAGCGCCGTGGTTTTCCCACGGGATTGGTAACCTCTAAAAATCGTGCTGAAATCGCCAACACCTTGCCTCGCCTTCATATTGCCGACGATGTGGACGTGGTCATCACCGCAGACGATACCCCCAACCCAAAGCCGGCCCCTGATGGTCTGCTTGCGGCTTTAGATTGTCTTCGCATTCCTCCGTCGCAACGCCCTCTTGCCGTCTATATCGGCGATACCGTGCACGATGTGCAGGCCGCCCGGGCCGCTGGGATTCGCTCCATTGCGGTTACTTGGGGAGCTGCTCCGCGCTCCCTGCTCGAAACCCAAAAGCCAACCGCTTTGTGCGATACGCCGGATGCGCTCGCACATCTGCTTTTTGGAACATCTTCGCCAAAAACCTAG
- a CDS encoding DUF4434 domain-containing protein, translating into MAAPQRLQGSWMDFQHQNPHDGDYWNETTRRFTDSQWRGKIAEMAQLHLEYVVLMSSALDNCAFYPSRLMPRHDLACADPIAAVLEAAEEHGLKVFVSAGFYGHTTEETSDAPDYLAWHQALAQELIERYGAFKAFYGWYVPNEAEIRGHFSENMMGFLPVFAHYLRSLSSHHRILIAPYGTRQVQEDETFLKQLLTLGQAGVDFIAYQDEVGVRKTKVEELDAIYARLRRLHQQAAHRGPTPELWADVELFEFEGATYASALIPADFHRILRQLTAIAPHVETILCYQTHGLLNPPNSPQHCGHPNSVHLWQAYQAYLAQTFPSLVALNDL; encoded by the coding sequence ATGGCAGCACCGCAACGTCTTCAAGGCTCTTGGATGGACTTCCAGCATCAGAATCCTCACGATGGGGACTACTGGAACGAAACGACCCGTCGTTTCACCGATTCGCAGTGGCGAGGAAAAATTGCAGAAATGGCACAACTCCATTTGGAGTACGTGGTACTGATGTCCTCCGCCTTAGACAACTGCGCCTTCTATCCATCTCGTCTGATGCCACGACACGATCTGGCCTGCGCTGACCCCATTGCAGCGGTCTTAGAGGCGGCAGAGGAACACGGGCTCAAAGTTTTTGTTAGCGCCGGCTTCTATGGACATACGACGGAGGAGACCAGCGATGCCCCCGACTATCTCGCCTGGCACCAAGCTTTGGCACAAGAGCTTATAGAGCGTTACGGCGCCTTTAAAGCGTTCTATGGATGGTATGTACCCAACGAGGCCGAGATACGCGGCCATTTCAGCGAGAACATGATGGGCTTCCTACCGGTCTTTGCACACTATCTTCGCTCCCTCTCCTCACACCATCGCATTCTTATCGCTCCCTACGGCACTCGGCAGGTGCAGGAGGATGAGACGTTTCTCAAGCAACTTTTAACCCTCGGCCAGGCCGGAGTGGATTTTATCGCTTATCAAGATGAGGTAGGCGTGCGAAAAACCAAAGTGGAAGAGCTAGACGCCATCTACGCACGCCTGCGTCGTCTGCACCAGCAGGCCGCCCATAGAGGCCCTACCCCAGAGCTCTGGGCCGATGTGGAACTGTTCGAGTTTGAAGGGGCCACCTATGCAAGCGCCCTCATTCCCGCCGACTTCCACCGAATCCTACGACAACTCACAGCCATCGCTCCTCACGTTGAAACCATCCTCTGCTACCAGACACATGGGCTTCTCAACCCACCCAATAGCCCTCAGCATTGTGGTCACCCCAACTCCGTCCACCTCTGGCAGGCCTATCAGGCCTATTTAGCGCAAACCTTTCCCTCGCTCGTCGCCCTAAACGATCTATGA
- a CDS encoding CoA-binding protein — translation MSLRALAEQVLHKKRFALCGDGTKDDALFQLYRQLKTAGYRVYLVHPQQNELDGDPAYPSLDNIADPLDCVVVATSPEKALEIIRIAGHLKIPYLWLQPGSESLAALNLARYFGSQAIVGYDLKELLQWHQQQPMAS, via the coding sequence GTGTCGTTACGCGCCCTTGCAGAACAGGTGCTGCATAAAAAGCGCTTTGCCCTTTGCGGAGATGGCACAAAGGACGATGCGCTTTTTCAACTCTATCGTCAGCTGAAAACGGCAGGATATCGTGTCTATTTGGTGCACCCACAACAGAACGAGTTGGATGGCGACCCCGCATACCCCTCGTTAGATAACATTGCTGATCCGCTTGACTGCGTGGTGGTGGCAACATCGCCCGAAAAGGCGCTGGAGATCATACGTATAGCAGGGCATCTGAAGATTCCCTATCTCTGGTTGCAGCCCGGAAGCGAGTCGTTAGCGGCGCTTAACCTAGCTCGCTATTTTGGTTCGCAAGCCATTGTAGGCTATGACCTAAAAGAGCTTCTACAGTGGCATCAGCAGCAGCCGATGGCCTCTTAA
- a CDS encoding sugar-binding domain-containing protein: MTTTTGKRRGRRPALDPADRRRLAARIAKMVLVDRMEQKEILQQLLNSEPNLAHIDASTISRLYRFALDSGIVRVHIDENAPFKPPRVDHLERELMAAYGLQTAIVADMSGHSETLESSLADDRLHQALGQLCADYLDTIIRQNEIVALSSGRAVFYTCESLFNKHIYDKRNVRGVKVVSLNGNIAAEVWSMESPDARRAMDADISGSWLARAFPDAQLIRLSLPVAAKTPEMVSEWLSEGPGRWISPKVWEEKARQRALGTSTGIAAEDDVYVPTLALVGIGGVRPKSGHRFIVGLHEPMMGNLQPELGKMIDLIARYTNNGKPGFTCAVGDLCNRLFITLAARKHMSPTDLKELESYVQAINDRLLSVTIEQLMLVPKVVVVAGGATKFDAIYSVLEWQAMGWKQPIVHDLCTDRETAERLLQARRSSRRS, encoded by the coding sequence ATGACGACCACCACAGGAAAACGACGAGGGCGTCGCCCGGCGCTCGATCCTGCCGATCGAAGGCGACTTGCGGCGCGCATTGCAAAGATGGTTCTGGTTGATCGAATGGAGCAGAAGGAGATTCTGCAACAACTGCTAAACTCCGAACCCAATTTAGCGCATATTGATGCGAGCACCATCTCTCGTCTCTACCGGTTTGCTCTTGATAGCGGGATCGTGCGCGTTCACATTGATGAAAACGCGCCCTTCAAACCACCGCGCGTAGACCACCTTGAGCGAGAGCTGATGGCTGCCTATGGACTGCAAACGGCGATTGTGGCCGATATGTCGGGGCATTCCGAAACGCTCGAAAGCAGCCTTGCCGATGACCGCTTACATCAGGCTCTAGGCCAACTGTGCGCGGACTATCTGGATACGATCATTCGCCAGAACGAGATCGTAGCACTCTCTTCCGGCCGAGCGGTGTTCTATACCTGCGAGAGCCTATTCAACAAGCACATCTACGATAAACGCAACGTGCGCGGCGTGAAAGTGGTCTCTTTAAACGGCAATATCGCTGCGGAAGTGTGGTCTATGGAAAGCCCCGACGCTCGCCGGGCTATGGATGCCGACATTAGCGGCTCTTGGCTTGCCCGCGCCTTTCCCGATGCGCAGCTCATTCGCTTGAGCCTGCCGGTGGCAGCCAAAACGCCCGAGATGGTGTCCGAATGGCTATCCGAAGGGCCAGGCCGCTGGATTTCACCGAAGGTCTGGGAGGAGAAGGCGCGACAAAGGGCATTAGGTACAAGCACGGGGATTGCCGCAGAAGACGATGTCTATGTACCTACGCTTGCGCTAGTTGGTATCGGAGGGGTGCGCCCCAAATCGGGCCATCGCTTTATTGTGGGGCTGCACGAACCCATGATGGGCAACCTCCAGCCCGAGTTGGGCAAGATGATCGATCTGATTGCGCGCTACACGAATAACGGCAAGCCCGGATTTACCTGTGCCGTTGGCGACCTCTGCAATCGCCTCTTTATCACTCTGGCGGCGCGCAAACATATGTCGCCAACCGATCTGAAGGAGCTAGAGTCCTACGTGCAGGCCATCAACGATCGTCTGCTCTCCGTTACCATAGAGCAGCTCATGTTGGTGCCGAAGGTCGTTGTTGTCGCCGGCGGTGCTACAAAGTTCGACGCCATCTATTCGGTGCTTGAGTGGCAGGCGATGGGTTGGAAACAGCCGATCGTTCACGATCTCTGCACCGATAGGGAGACGGCCGAAAGGCTGCTACAAGCACGTCGAAGCTCGCGTCGCAGCTAA